The Chroicocephalus ridibundus chromosome 3, bChrRid1.1, whole genome shotgun sequence genome includes the window TGCTAAGCAGAAGATGTTAGTCTGACTTCATTGAAAAGAGCAATATTTAGCTTAAATGAGAGGTATGAGACATGATGATCAAGTTTTGCTTCTGATTTATTATCTCTTTTTAATCCCTTGATCATGTGCCTAAAGaactttttccttgtttgtttgttttgcatccAGAGGAGCAAACGGTAGAGAGAGTGTTTGTGGAAAACCCTACAGCCTTGCTGCTGTAATGCCTGGGAATAAGAGCTGAAGCAGGCAGGCTCTACAGAAATGCACGCTTCAAGGAGAATCCCTATTGCTTATGGGCCATTAGCATATACATGTTTTAATGAGTGTATGCTCCTGACCTTCCTTCTGATGGAGAGGAACAGCTGAACACAACTCATATAAATTGATACCATCTCCTGTCACTATgttaaataaaatgtatataaGGATTACTAGCCCTACTAAGAGCAAATTCAGAGTTACGGGCTCTAGTAATCCAAAGGATCTCTTTTATGATAGCCTCCCTTATCATATGTTATATGAAGAATATTTATGCAATGCTGATTGGTTCAGAATTAAGTGTTACAGtagttctctcttctcttctattAGGTATCCAAGGCTGCAGCAGATTTATTGGCATATTGTGATGCTCATATTGGAGAAGATCCCCTAATTATTCCTGTGCCTGCATCTGAAAATCCCTTTAGGGAGAAGAAACTCTTTTGTACTATCCTTTGAgtcagttttcaattaaaaatgtcttctgcTACAATTTGGTACCTGTGTTGCATGCTTTTAGTTTTAGCATTTTTCTCTTCAGATATCAATACTTAGCCTATAACTACAATATTTTTAGAAGGTAGTACattttctggtaaaaaaaaaaaaaagaaacaaatcctaAAAAATTCAAGGTAATCCTTGTCTTTCAGACCAATGTACAAGtttaatttcagttcttcagaaagATTCTTCTGGTCTTAATGAAAGTATTGAGTACAATATCAAATTGTAGATATCTTTGCCAGTCATAGATTTTTCTGAGACCTAAATGAGTCATACCGATTCTGAAGCTATTTTTAACATTCTTACTTTCTTTGGAAGGTGAATTTAATTCACTTGCTTTTGCAAATTTTTATCTAAAAGGAGTAGTGTGACCTTTCCTCAAGAAGCactatttaggaaaaaatgccAGTGATTTACGATGTTTGGAACAATCAGTCTTATACAGTAAGTGgtgtttataaatatgttttGTGAAGACTGTAATAAACTTGAC containing:
- the GNG4 gene encoding guanine nucleotide-binding protein G(I)/G(S)/G(O) subunit gamma-4, with product MKELVSNSTTNISQARKAVEQLKMEAYMDRMKVSKAAADLLAYCDAHIGEDPLIIPVPASENPFREKKLFCTIL